The sequence GAGAACAGGTTTTAGCCCATTTGCTTAAGGGACCCAGGGTTGTTAATGTTTATTCTAGAAGGCAAAAGGCAGTTACAGCATGTACTGATGAGGTGGCACAGAGTTAGTTACAGATCTAGAAAATAGGGCTAATTAGTTATATTGGCAGGGGGTAGTGGGAGGAGAGGCAGTTATAACGTTATTCTTCTATTTTGGCTCTTAGCAGAGAGAGGGAGATTTCCCTGGAGGGTGCTGTTAGCCGTCCCTGTTTTCTTTATTCTATATGTTCTTATTTTCATTAGACTATATTAATATCAAATCTTCTTCTGGTTTTCTTCTCTTAATCTGTTCTATTATTCTACTTTCTTTGGTGATTTCCATCACACGACAACCCAAATTGTCACCACTACCTCGGTCCATTTGTTCCCATGCTTTGTCCTCAAATTTGCCTGAGAACCAAGCAATCAACAGAATCAAACCAAATCTATAACCCCAAGAAGAATAACTCAACCCACACCAACCAAAATCAGAGCCCAGAAACTAGTATCTTTCAGTTCACACAGATTGTTTCAGGTTCATCTCTAATCAGTGTGACGAGCTCCTCTGTTTTGACAACTCCCTATATCCCTCTTATATTTAAACTGAAAATTGACAGAAAAAACTCAAACTTCTTAACCAACTATCATACTTCGAGGATAAATCGTTCTCCCGAGTTCCAAAAAAGTACAATGACACAATTAAGCACCATTTGCTAATTTCTAAGAACCACAAAAAATTCTCATCTGATGACTCTGTCTTAATACAGATTAGATGCAGCATGCACAAAACATTGCAGTCCAACATGGATGATAACTGAAGTGAGCCAAAGATTTCAAAACTAAAGGCGAAATGTTTTATGCATGGTAGAGGAAACAATAGTTATGagttatataaaataaataaacaaaaattgcAAGAACAGAAGATAAAGATAATTGGAACAAGAGGAAAGTAATGCAGTATATATTCCTTTTTTGACATTATAATGGACCTATTTCTCAATCCTATCTTCCCCCCTGAATAAGAGTGTGTAAAATTATTATGTGAGATAAATGTGTAATAATCAATAACAAAGGCAAATGACTTTAAAATTAGAGATGCCCATTGGTTGAATATAATAATAAGGTTACTACAAAACTGGGATGACTGCATCCTTTACACTCAGAGTACACATTCCAGTATTGCACCATGTCTAGTGCGGTTTTGGAACATACCCATCAACAGCAAAATTTCGTGTTGCAGCAGGAATAGCTAAGCGAATTCCATCGAGTTCAGGTTTAGCAATCACTTGACAACCCAATCGCGAGCTGTAAATCCACAACACAATAATCAATCCATACTCAACACATGATAATTTCATCTTGCATGTTTATACTACAAGAACTCACGTTTCTGTCAGCCCAAAGGCTAAATCCAACATGTCGTTCTCCTCGTCTGTGGGGTCTTCTAATTTGTTGTAGTATTCCATATCCTACCATAACATCCAACAGTTAGGCCATCTCGCATTTAAACATTAAACGGAATTACTACACACCAATGAATTTTGAGTTACATACCATCACAATCACGTGACATGTTGAACAAGCAAGGGATCCTTCACATGCTCCTGAGATTATATTAAACTAATAGATTTAAACTATGTGGAGAATGGCAATGCGGTAATATAGAAAATATacgaaaaaaattaaattagaagGATTGTATTAACTGGACTTTAATAAAAGCAATGTCATCCAAATATCACTcagggattaataaattataattaactaGGAGGTGGAAAACTCTGTTATAAAACTGTATCATACTCCTTGCCTTCCAGTTCTATATCGTTTTCATGAGCAGCTTCTAACATAGACATTCCATACGGGACCTTTAAATGTTGTTCCTCTCCATCTTTATCTACAAATGTTACAGATATCCTGCAAACATAACATAAACTCAGCAGCCGCAACAATGTCAACATGCAGATCCATAGTAAAGTAAATAGATAATTTCCATGATATTTTTCACCAAGGGTGATGTTATATTCAGCAAAGCAACTTCGTCTAATGCAAACCAATGCAGAcaattgaaaaataatatatgcaTGTGCTGATCTTTAATGGCGTAAAACACAAGTAACATGTAAAATAAGACTCAATGATAGAAGTCACAGCCGGTAAAATGAATCAATGCACAAATATTACAAGGATAAACACCAGATGTCCAGTATATTAGTTGGAGCTGCTACACCTTATCACTTTGAGGTCTCAATGAGATGTGCCATTATTTATTATGTATCAATCTGCTTAACTCTTTTAGGAATTAGGGAAGTTAATTATTCATCATATAAGGCTTAATAGATCCACCGCCCCCCTGAACTTTGGAAGGGTCAtattagccccctaaacttgcttataaAGTAAATAACAAATGCTCGAGCCCTGGTAATCAGTGTGAACTAAACTGAAACTGAGGCGTGTACAGATTAGAACTCAGCTTCTAATGTATAAAAATGAAACGGGTTCATCCTATAACAGAATGACACATggcaaaaaaattcactttatcTCATCCTTCCAGTTCGTGTTTTTCCTCTTTTTACCTTCTTTTTTGTAGATTGGTAGCTACTTATCAgacttgaaaaagaacaagcaaaaaagtaaaaaatggcAAGCTAAACAATCAAATGGGGTTTAATGAAATTATCGCcccaaagaaaaggaaaatcaAAACCAATTTTGCAGATTGCAtccgaaaaaataaaaatcaccaGTACACTCAGTTTTTGCTAGATTGGcatcccaaaataaaaaagtaaaagcaAAACCAATTTTGCAGATCCAATTGGAAAAAATAAAGATCACCGGTACACTCTTGCCGCCTCTTCGTTTTTGCTCGCTGGAATCGCTACTTCACAATCCCCTTCAACAAATGCTCCGATCACCAGTATACTCTTGCCAACTCTCATGTCTCTTCTGATCAACGCCACTCACCTTGACTTCTCattcttcaaatttcttttggaaattaaaaaagaaacatCGAGTTGAATGAAGAAAACTTGCAGATAGAGTGTTAAGTTGTGCTTCTGGATTTGGGCTCCAACACTCATtggcggaggaggaggagattgcGGTTCAAGATATAGGTCTGGTAGTGGTTCAGTTTATGGGCATGGTGGTAGAATAGGGAGTGGAGGAGGCAGTGAGGAGGTTGAGATGGTGAAGATGAACGCTGAAAATTGAAATGGGTCATAGATACGCATGGCGTAATTTTACTGGGTTCATTTCACATCATCTGTATTTGGATCTCACCTCCCATTTCAAGTTCGTAATTGTCAActtttgtatttatttgttACCTTATAAACAACTTTAGGTATTTATTATGTCAATTTTACAACTCTCAGGTTGTTTTGAAACTTTAGGGGGAATCAGTCTATTTGGACAAGAGGGCGCCTGATGTTTTAAGCCATCATATAATTATAAGCTTAAACATTTCCAGTTACCATAATACATGTACTATGTATAAAAATCTACAAAAATTGGGAACGAACTTTGACATCAGATAGGAGTTAAACACAGGAACTCATGAAAGTAAACACAGTTAATGTGGGACTATGTTATCTTTGGTACAGGAactattaatattaaaatactGTCAGAACAGAGACTGAGTATCTCCTGTAGAATACTGCAGAAAACGCAATTATGGAAATCACAtatttatgtaaatctttttcTTGGTAAAACCAAATTTCACATGAGTTTTAATAAAACAGCCATATCCCCATGAATGAAGTGTAAATTTAAATAGATTTCAGCTCACAAATATTAGAATTTGTGAGCTTCATCATTGATAAACAAGTTAACGAATGGAAATGAGAAACTTTCCTCTATGGTTTATATGACAACCCAAGAGTTTCttttggagaaagagttatctTGTTTCAACGGCTAGAGATTCAATAGATCAGATAAATGAGCAACATTGAGCATACTGACTAATTGCAAGAAAAAGATCAACTGAGTTCCAAGAGTCTAgatgaatttttgaaattactGTCCATGGGCATCTAGGATTCCTCAGGATCTACTTACACAGCATCCGTGGTAGCAGAAAATATTTTGTTCTACTAGAGGTTCATTTTGAACCTTGCTTTCAACAAAGAAAAGCATAAACTTTTCAATTCATTTTAAATGTCACATTCTTGGGTCTGCAATAAAACTATTCTTATGGACATTAATATATGAATTTACTTACTGCCCATCGGTTTCTAAGTTGTCTTGTGATTTAGTTTAGAGTTTATAAAGATATCATCAAGTATAATGTCCGAAAGAGCATAAGGTTTAACTTTGCTTCCTACCAAATCTGAAAGCATGAGTTAATATATCATGGTTCCTACATTTTCTAGAGCGGTCAATGGAAAAGAGCTTACTTTTCTTTCTGTTCATTTCCGTCCACATTATTACTACCAGAAGCTGTGGTAGAAAAATGATTCTGCTTTTCGATAAGGGTACCTTGAAACATCTTAGTCTCCGGATGTAATTGGAACTGTTCCAAAAACAAGAACCAATGAGTAATTAGACATAAGAAAAACATAATGAATAAGAgttcatttaaaataaaaatagatctTGTACATATAAAATGCTTAATATATGGAACAGCGGAACCAGGTTTGTTACATGTAATTTCATTAAGTCGGGCATTTCCCAACACTAGCATGATTCGAAT comes from Euphorbia lathyris chromosome 8, ddEupLath1.1, whole genome shotgun sequence and encodes:
- the LOC136204155 gene encoding uncharacterized protein, which gives rise to MLVSRLSRIGTGMVKHLQRGICTSLCKTGHVQKPYSHYWLQPEFQLHPETKMFQGTLIEKQNHFSTTASGSNNVDGNEQKEKISVTFVDKDGEEQHLKVPYGMSMLEAAHENDIELEGACEGSLACSTCHVIVMDMEYYNKLEDPTDEENDMLDLAFGLTETSRLGCQVIAKPELDGIRLAIPAATRNFAVDGYVPKPH